Proteins encoded by one window of Elaeis guineensis isolate ETL-2024a chromosome 12, EG11, whole genome shotgun sequence:
- the LOC105055143 gene encoding plastocyanin B'/B'', whose translation MASLTAAAVTIPSFTGLKAGPAAAARASGSAATGSKAPVAMAASTRASLKEVGVAVAATAASAMLASNALAVDVLLGGDDGSLAFVPSDFSVAAGETIVFKNNAAFPHNVVFDEDEIPSGVDASAISMSEEDLLNGPGETYSVTLKEKGTYTFYCSPHQGAGMVGKVTVN comes from the coding sequence ATGGCCAGCTTGACCGCAGCAGCAGTCACCATCCCCTCCTTCACCGGCCTCAAGGCCGGCCCAGCCGCTGCTGCACGGGCCAGCGGCAGCGCTGCCACGGGGTCGAAGGCGCCGGTTGCAATGGCCGCGTCAACCCGTGCATCTCTCAAGGAGGTCGGTGTGGCTGTCGCAGCCACCGCAGCAAGCGCAATGCTGGCAAGCAATGCTCTGGCCGTTGATGTGCTCCTTGGAGGCGACGATGGCTCGCTTGCTTTCGTCCCCAGCGACTTCTCGGTTGCTGCAGGGGAGACGATTGTGTTCAAGAACAACGCAGCGTTCCCCCACAACGTCGTGTTCGATGAGGATGAGATCCCATCGGGTGTCGATGCGTCGGCCATCTCCATGAGCGAGGAGGACCTCCTCAATGGCCCGGGGGAGACCTACTCGGTGACCTTGAAGGAGAAGGGGACCTACACCTTCTATTGTTCTCCTCACCAGGGTGCTGGGATGGTGGGAAAAGTGACCGTTAATTAG